The following proteins are co-located in the Dromiciops gliroides isolate mDroGli1 chromosome 2, mDroGli1.pri, whole genome shotgun sequence genome:
- the CEP68 gene encoding centrosomal protein of 68 kDa, with amino-acid sequence MGPDLGRVRSLSSMALGEEKILTESETEAETVLDGNGKPRGGWKSQELEAHCSKALGSMQHFLDASGGQCFPLGEEEELTGRKAAPDHSTVAGAWKKNHTDKEGKTQSSEREPFITGSEPVFSHLLPENRTGTGTGDLLLTVGAQMEEKLCLDSPALPQNIADPLVRTLSSGEVADDEDDRSSFESPRIYGPRQQSSNSSSSFSLRWRSLLNLDLSGLSLSSHSFPTSPTPSGFREKTGSQTLWPANSSSLEPRASYLPSGCLSSALDPVPPTHGMPCLASCSGGAVAETSRRRCSFQADYWACVLPDSLPPSPDRRSPRWNPNKEYEDLLDYTYPLKPKTQLPKHIDSRVLADPFLHDSGVDLDSFSLSPENTLKSPATLSHDCLPTEPDAQLPPEPRNWDDRFSPVVLQTQGNFGSAASGQFTSTPKASSRHTLKNDKEQPLMNFRKEHRKPVGRCLEEHLPSPGEWSPGSSFSTLRGKKSGSGHLQYLSLEAPAASGRKTQEDLEIEEEYLALPPRLTQVSSLAPYLSVIQTADSQPSVTTKGQGLSAASSGNEPTPPLHPSKRQSPTWEESLGKWGTTDRGCYAQIPRSQFQELDREGDANILISQDPGGPASRLRTVSSFREMLVGLAYSDLKPEEQHLKKESDRERESLLQCVKIFCCHLEELICWLYKVAEVTDNLIPPKSNLASLKSSLQLYRQFKKDLAEHQSLTENVVQKGEILLQCLLDNTPVLKDVLGLIARQSSQLEDHAERLYDSVLAALDMMAGNNSGPDSKPVTCGKI; translated from the exons ATGGGCCCTGACCTAGGGAGAGTAAGAAGTCTCTCCTCAATGGCCCTTGGTGAAGAAAAGATTTTGACAGAGAGTGAGACTGAAGCAGAGACAGTGCTGGATGGGAATGGCAAGCCCCGTGGAGGTTGGAAGAGCCAGGAACTAGAAGCGCATTGCTCAAAAGCTCTGGGCAGTATGCAACATTTCCTGGATGCCAGTGGGGGACAATGCTTCCcattgggggaggaagaagagttgACCGGCAGGAAGGCCGCCCCTGACCACAGCACTGTGGCTGGAGCGTGGAAGAAAAACCATACCGACAAAGAAGGCAAAACCCAGAGCTCAGAGAGAGAGCCTTTCATCACTGGCTCTGAACCTGTTTTTAGCCATTTACTTCCTGAAAACAGGACTGGAACAGGGACAGGAGACCTCTTGCTTACAGTAGGAGCCCAG ATGGAGGAGAAATTGTGTCTTGACTCTCCAGCGCTACCTCAGAACATCGCTGACCCTCTAGTCAGGACACTCAGCTCAGGAGAGGTTGCTGACGATGAAGATGACCGGTCCAGTTTTGAATCCCCCCGAATCTATGGTCCGAGGCAGCAGTCTTCCAACTCCagttcttctttctcattgaggTGGAGATCTTTGCTGAACCTCGATTTATCTGGCCTTTCTCTTTCCAGTCACAGCTTTCCCACCTCACCTACCCCAAGTGGTTTTCGAGAGAAGACAGGATCCCAAACCCTGTGGCCTGCTAACAGCTCTTCACTGGAGCCCAGAGCCTCATATTTGCCATCTGGTTGTTTGAGCTCTGCATTGGACCCCGTGCCTCCAACACATGGGATGCCATGTCTAGCATCCTGCAGCGGTGGAGCTGTGGCTGAAACAAGCAGGAGGCGGTGCTCCTTTCAGGCTGATTATTGGGCCTGTGTGCTGCCCGATTCCTTGCCTCCGTCTCCTGATCGTCGCTCCCCTCGCTGGAATCCAAATAAAGAGTATGAAGACTTGCTTGATTACACTTACCCGTTAAAGCCCAAGACCCAGCTTCCAAAGCACATTGACAGCCGTGTGCTGGCCGACCCCTTCCTGCACGACTCAGGTGTTGACCTGGAtagcttttccctctcccctgagAACACCCTGAAGTCCCCCGCTACTCTGTCCCATGACTGCCTGCCCACAGAACCAGATGCCCAGCTCCCTCCAGAACCCAGAAACTGGGATGATAGGTTTTCTCCTGTGGTGTTGCAGACCCAGGGTAACTTCGGATCAGCAGCTTCTGGTCAATTTACTTCTACTCCCAAAGCCAGTAGTAGACATACTCTTAAGAATGACAAGGAGCAGCCCCTAATGAACTTCAGGAAGGAACACAGGAAGCCTGTGGGAAGATGCCTTGAGGAACACTTGCCGTCACCAGGAGAGTGGTCCCCAGGGAGTTCCTTTTCAACACTTAGAGGAAAGAAAAGTGGGAGTGGTcatctccagtatctttccctTGAGGCTCCAGCTGCATCAGGGCGGAAAACACAAGAGGATCTAGAAATTGAAGAAGAGTATCTTGCTCTGCCCCCTCGGCTGACCCAGGTTTCCAGTCTGGCTCCCTATCTGTCTGTCATTCAGACAGCCGATTCTCAGCCTTCCGTAACCACCAAAGGGCAAGGTTTATCAGCTGCCTCTAGTGGGAACGAGCCAACTCCCCCTTTGCACCCTAGCAAAAGGCAGTCTCCTACTTGGGAAGAATCCCTAGGGAAGTGGGGTACTACAGACCGGGGTTGCTATGCTCAGATCCCCCGCTCTCAGTTTCAAGAACTTGATAGGGAAGGTGACGCTAATATATTGATCAGTcaggacccaggaggcccagcCAGCCGACTGAGGACAGTCTCCTCCTTTAGGGAAATGCTTGTTGGGCTGGCTTATTCTGACTTGAAACCAGAAGAGCAGCATCTAAAGAAGGAGAGCGACCGAGAAAGAGAATCCCTTCTACAGTGTGTGAAG ATATTTTGCTGTCACCTGGAAGAGTTGATTTGCTGGCTGTATAAAGTAGCTGAAGTTACAGACAACTTGATTCCTCCAAAGTCTAACCTTGCAAGCCTCAAGTCTTCCCTGCAACTTTATCGT CAATTTAAAAAAGACCTAGCTGAACACCAATCCCTCACTGAGAATGTTGTACAGAAAGGGGAAATTCTGCTCCAGTGCTTGTTGGATAACACACCAG